The sequence ttctggtagttagaatcatcaacaacaaacaggcaaaaaactttcaaagtttcaatttcATACTCTTATTCAAAAGAATTATAAGAATTGTAGCAGCAACATTATTGCTTTGACTCTAATTATCTCTCTGCAATAGATTCTTCCAGAATCTAAGAAGCTTTAATCTATATTTTATGCAAAGAAGTGACTCTTTGCACAAACTATTGGGGACCAGCAGTTTTAGTTGACTACCAGTGCCATGTCAAACTAAAGTAGAATGATCAATAATTGCAGAAATTTTGGTTCTAGAAAGCAATAAATTtcctacaattttattttgataagtgaGTTAAACATGTGGAGCTAAAGCCAAAATGAAGATCTGTCCAGTTGTTTAGTCTCTAATAACTCATGATCTTtgaaagaatttatttttattttttggaagagGAGGGGAGCATTCTACATGGTATTCATGTtaaacaaaacatcaatctataagaaaaataattttaagaattgtttacaggaaaataaaatttatgcaaacagcctaaacatttaaaaaatataaagatcaaACGTTACAGCCCAACTTACTTGTCACCAATAAATTTTGCCTGAGTGAAGTAGCCAAGAGAGAGCACCTCCATAAGATTATGTTGCTTATCAAGACCCTATTGCCCAGTGAAATGCATAAGCCTGTGGTTGTCTAGAGTATTTCCCCTGTGTGCATTTAAGACAATGTTAGTGGAATCTCCAATAGATTAAGGTTGCTTCATAGCTTCCTCACCTATATAAAGTTATCCatatatttaaaactatttttatgcTTACGTGAGTCCTAAAAGGTTATATTCCAATCCATGGCCCCTAAAAACCTGAAAATTTGCAAAGCAGTCATAATTATTTATTGCATACAATGACCAGCCAAATCAAACTTAATGCAAACTTGTTCCTGTAATACTCTTTCCTATTGATGCCTTCTTTTGGGGCAGAAGGATTAAGTTGAAATGGATGCCATCTAATCTACAAATGTGGTTGATAAAAGATAAGAGTGGGAACACAAACatgcgtgcacacacacacacacacaaacacacagagagagagagagagagagagagcaaaccTTAAAGTCATAGTGATCCTTAGATGCAGCTATAGCTttgtcaagattttttttgcCCACAAAGCACCATGGACACACAGTGTCTAAACTGATAACTATTTTTATAAGCTTTTTCTGAGTGTTGTTTCCAATTGACTCGGGCGCAGACATGATGCCTTTGTAGCTGCAAGTTTTCTGAAATATATTGATTCGGTTTTGAATGCAGTGAAGTACAgtggtttttcttcttcacatgTTATAACTCAAGATAACATTTTCTACCAAAGAACTATTAACTTAACAGATTACAAACACATGTACTCTTGACTTGAAAAGCTgtattattcaaaattaataaaattttctgcaATGACATTTGTGGCTTCATTAGAATAATCATTATTGATCTCCATCACATGAAATAGTATCTACACAGGGACAGAGCAGAAGCACTGCCACTCAAGTAAGCAATGCCACCCCCATGTCGCCTAAGCTGTCAACAGAAAAACCTGTCTGTCTTAGCCTAATTACATCCATCAAGTAATACAAACCAACATGCAAAACCTAGAAATATCcctaaaaaatcacaaacttggtcatccataaaaaataaaaacaaatctgggTATCCATAAACTTGGtcatcaaaaacacaaaatttaaactcTAATCAACCTCTAATCTATCCAAACCTACtgtatttgaaatttcaactaaaaattttctcaaatttgaatcaCATACACAgaccaaaattcaacaaaatcaatcagaaaaataaattggtacatacaattcaaaagaaaccaaatacTGTTTAATTTCAACAACCTATGTAAACAGATTAAATGTTTAGGACTACCCATCgattaatcataaaaataaactaatcaaaaaactcaaaaacctaAAACCAAAACCCTAAGTAGGagtggaaaattttaattaaaacccTAAGTGGGTTTGAAAGAAAACAGAGGCGGATGCTAACAGATGTTTAATTTCAACAACCTATGTAAACAGATTAAATGGTTAGGACTGCCCATCgattaatcataaaaataaactaatcaagaaattcaaaaacctaaaaCCAAAACCCTAAGTAGGAGTGGAAAATTTTAAGAAGCAATTTGAATCTATATATCtaccaaaattgaaaacccaaagagtgagagagaaaaacctGAATTACCAGTGTTCCAAAGACAGAGAGAAAAGCTTCAAGCAAACCCATCCGTGCAAATGGGTGGAAGTGGAGAGTTGTCTCTTGGGTCAATCCACCACAGATCTCCATGGTGCTGTGGAGCCTCTCTGCCGAGTGCATTGTGTAGTCGTTGTTCTCATGTTTGTGAAACAATGGAGAAGAAAGTCATTATcgggttttttgttttgaagagAAACAGAGGTTTTTTATGACAGAGAAGTGGAACGGGGAAGGAGAAGGGGaacgagagaaaaaaaaatcagaatttagttttttttgtattattgggTTTTATGTGTTAtcaggttttaaaaaaaaatcagatttttttttttttttaaataatgctgacgtggaaaattgtgggagcttcaaaagcttcggttttatatatatatatagatgaacacactttttttttaaggtacgCAATTATGTGTATGTAGATTCGAagtatacaaattttttatatttaattaacaCAATTGTGCAAATACAgaatgtaaggactcaatttgtaacgaccccaaaatgatattgggttcgcacgttaagggctcaaacaatataatttgtagagcgtgggtttgaaaggctaggccttggtcaccggacggtagTTAGCCATGGTACTCATGATGGACGCGTAGAGACGAGCTAAGGTTGTCTGTGGATCTTGTCCATGAAGTTTAATGTTCTTATtcttcctctaccttttttGGGTACCCTGATTTTTTGGCCTCCTTCTTCTTGGCGCATAagcctttacattatatagcccttctcagttgatcctgaccctccatctgttgatcaggcaggtacctATTTGAGTACCtatcccatcagccgcctccccctactttctgttagttgtaATAACTGAAGCCACACTATTCAAGAttcttttcccattaatatggctaggacgtttgtgggcgcattcaatgcggaggtgacgtcttttccttgaactaCTCCCACTTCGTACCCCCATGTGAGTtccattctactcgccttttcttttgggggcgctttggaggctgcctttgacgacatgtcgctcttccctttgaagtcttgggatgccgaggacagggtcattcTCGGCTACATCTTTAGGCCATTTGGTCTTTCACTACTGGTTCTcggcaactactctcctcggcacgggccctgggtcctaatggaaagtgggccgggtcaTAAGTtttctggccccacaatagcccctcaaaatcctactgtcCGGAttctcggacggataggagggttttgatgacatcaggccTCTGTCAAAacttgtcaatccttgtcacctatcggtttCCGAGATTCttcgtctgcccgagacacgttcttGGAGActttggaaggtgaaacgtgtcttcattaaatgcgggtggctctgtgcttcccacgttcaacggcgcGATGGTGATCTAACGGTGGAGATTTCCTTGCCTTTATGGGCAGGAAAATTCGTGTAGTTACTTTCGATGGGAggtataaatgatttttggaactgatttgtctcttcacttttgcacttaagagttctagcgcatATATCCTGGGTTCATCCaaactttcatccaaattcaagtctatctccagcacaaaaagcctgtcTGAGAcacctttcctcttttctgtaagttctCTGCCTTCACTAActtatgctttttcttttctgggtttatttttctcttgttcctctccttctctcatCATCCACTGAGTTTGTTTAGTAGCTCTTAGAGATggttaaattaagaaaattggttgatactgaagaggcgatggaaaagttcatcgccgattataggattccccccaacgtaagtctgaggCACTGTAAGATGAGGGAGTGGCATCTTCTGAGAATGACGGAGGAGGTGGTAATTCCCATTCTCGTCTtcgtagaggggggtatgagaatccccatggggccgGTAATGAAGagttaccttaggcatttcTGATTAGCTCCCACCTAGTGCGCTGccaacatgtttaggattttgggttgtgtgAATGCCTTAAACGAAAAAATGGGGCTAAGATTAACCCATCATGATGTAAATTGGTGttacaatctccaaaatttgaaggacaaatcctactacatgaagacgagagacgatAGGATTCggctaatccagtgcctccccgaCTCCAACAAGGGGCTGAACAAGGACTTTCTTATCGTATccggggaatggcatgatggccttTCATGCCCAATggtggagggagaaccaggtggggtatagaGAGTAGACGGGTGCCAATCCTTTGCGCCATTTTAATTTGGTGTGGTTCGGTTACTAACCATGTACATGCCTCTTTTTGCAGATCCAAACGCCTTTCACCGACACTTTCATTTGGTTAACCGGGTTGATTTAGAGACTGTTCTTCAAGCGGtagtttttgtaaatgacgaggatggtcaagtcagaaccgctcacaaaatcttagggtacgaTCCCATTTAGAAGTCATTTGCCAACCCAAAGCACGTGGTCAGCGCTAACCATCCTCGGCTTCCGAAAATTACCATAGTCGAACAAGGGTTTTTGATCTCCGAAGGATCTCCTATCCCAGAGGGCATCCCATTGGTGGACTCTTCGTCGTCTCATCAGGCAACGGAGGACGAAGGTAATTTGGGTCTGTCCGAGGAGGGTTTTGGGGCATTTGACCAAGCTGACCCATctgaggatccttctggtgatctAGGTGACCCTGACTTATCCAAAGTGGAACTGTTGTCAGTAGGAACATCCTCCCGAACCGAGATGGGtcttaagagaaagcccccgaccaGCTTATTCGACCTCATCGAGGGTCAGCCGGGGAAGGGTGCACAAGGAAAATCGTAATCCAACGCTCCAACTCCGCTACCTCAGCCCCAGCCCGTCCAAACCAGGTCCTCCTCTACTAAGTCGCAACCACAATCTCCCCATCCCAAACTTCCTACTTCTTCCCAATCAGCTCTGCCTCTTCGGCCAGAGCCCATtgactcaaagagaaagaggagtcccaagggtAAGGAGCCCATGGATGGGGGAAAGTCCCAATCCTCTCAGGAGAGGGACGAAGCCCCGCGAGTTCAGAAACAGTTAAAGCTTGGGCACCAAAGTAAGGGGAAAGGTATCGAAACCCAATCAGCCCAAAGCAAAGGGAAAGGGACCGGAGCCCAATCCGCGTCGAGTGCTTGGCTTCCCGCCCCAATACTCCACAGGGAGCCATTGCTGGAAAACGCGTCTATaagggaccttggagacggcgaTGGCGGTTATGTGGCcgacgcattagggagaaccatgctgcTTCCTACTGATGTGGAAGAGTTGAAGAATATGAGGATGCAAGAGGTTTTCCTCAGCGCGAAGAGGTACTTGGGTATGGTAAGACTCTTGAAACCTAAGACTCTATCAACTCTTGCTCCCAGATTTTTATTCACAATGTATTTGTCTCACTCGACAGGCTatccaggccacctataggatggaggaagaagttaaGGGGCAGAGCAAGACCGCAGAGCTTGAGCGCGATAAACATATTGATACTATGCGAACCCTTAAAAAGTCTAAGGATGACCTCGCGAAGGCTAGGGAGGACTTAAAGGAGGCTGCCCGAGCCAGGGATAGTGCCGCGACAGGTTTGACTGGTGCCCAAAAATAGGTCGAGGAACAGACAAAGCGCCTACTTGCTGTCGAGGAGCAATTGTAGATTGCTAAGGAGCAGATCAGCGATTTAAAGAAGCAACTAATCGAGGCAAATAATTCTAAGGGCGTGGTGGAATTTGCCAAGGACGAAACCGTAAGGGCCAAGCaggaggctgagtttgccagaACTGAGGCCGAAGTTGCTAGGGACAAGGCCGAGGAGGAGGGTTATGAGGCGGGGGTGGCTGAAACCCAGGCCTCCTGAGCTGGGGTGGAAGCTTCGTTCGacttgtggaaggcggagagcatatttTATCCTCCAGCCATTCGTGAGACCGCCTCCGCCAGCTCCGAGGCTATGAGCGATCCACACGAGGCAGGGGTTGCTCAGTCAGAAGCTACTCAAATCACCGTCCCTCCTAGCGAGTCGACTGAAGAAGGAGAGCCTCATGATACGACGGAAGCACCTAGAGGTCTAAATCCCGAAATGGCTAAAGAGGGTGTCGAGCCTACGGTCAGTGCTCAGATCTCTGGTGCCGAGGAGCCAGCCATCTTTGTTCAACCCCTACAGACCATTCCCCTCACTGATGTCCCTAAGAGCATCGAAACTGATCTTGCTCAGCCTTCCCGAGAAAGGGATGTCTCCCAAGGCCCCGAAGCTAGTCCTGCTCGGCCTTCCCAAGATGTGGCCAAAACGAAATTGAAGAAGTAGGAGCCCTGGCCaatctttgtatttgtttctaactTAATTATTAACtagtttcccttttgttttgaaaactttatagtTTGCTTGTAGTTGAACTTATTGACcacatatatgaaattcttttctttctttttcctttaaattacatgttagTTGCTCTTGTCGATACTTACTATTGCTACGAATCTCATGATTTTTGAACTAGTTATCTTAACATGTGTGAATGATTgtgcatatgatatatttgggATCATATCCCGGAATTCTAACTTACCCGTGCCCATAGGGCGTTGAACTTGTGTCTGAACATACTTCTGGAGAGATATAGGCATCATCCGAGATGTCATGTATATTGTTAGGCCGAGCCTGGTATctagatttcctttaagtagtcggtttccccataggcttgagttcgaggaccatgcaataccttggttctgtccaaaacttagatttcctttaagtagttggttttcccataggtttgagttcgaggaccatgcaataccttgattctgtccaaaacttagatttcctttaagtagttggttgccccataggtttgagtccgaggaccatgcaataccttggttctgtccaaaacttagaatcttctttaagtagttggtttccccataggtttgagtccgaggaccatgcaataccttggttctgtccaaaacttagatttcctttaaatagttggtttccccataggtttgagtccgaggaccatgcaataccttggttttgtccaaaacttagattttcattaagtagttggtttccccatagatttgagtccgaggaccatgcaataccttggttctgtccaaaacttagaattttctttaagtagttggtttccccataggtttgagtctaaggaccatgcaataccttgattttgtccaaaacttagaattttctttaagtttcgaGGATTAGCCCTCGGCCAAGGTGTGGGGCGTTGACCTGATgatggaagcccctagaactgctTGTGCCACTGGTgcttcgaagcgtagcccctagtggaactttatattaAGGCAACAACAACAGGTTGCTGGAAGTGATGGAGGGGCTTTCGCAGGCCCTTGTTTGACAGGAGCTTGATCCTACCACCGCCTGTACCAACGCACAATCCTTTCCCACAGAttgcgccaattgtaaggactcaatttgtaacgaccccaaaatgatattgggttcgcacgttaagggcccaaacaatataatttgtaaagcgtgggtttgaaaggttaggccttggtcaccggacgatgGTTAGCCATGGTACTCATGATAGACACATAGAGACGAGCTAAGGTTGTCTGTGGATCttgtccatgaagcttaatgttcttattcttCCTCTCCCTTTTTTGGGTACCCTGGTTTTTTGGCCTCCTTCTTCTTGGCGCATAAgtctttacattatatagcccttctcggttgatcctgaccctccatctgttgatcaggcagatACCTAttcgagtacctgtcccatcagccgcctccccctactttctgttagttgcaataatcgaaaccacactgttcaggagtcttttcccattaaaatAGCTAGGACGTTTGtaggcgcattcaatgcggaggtgacgtcttttccttgaaccactcccaTTCTGTACCCCCATgtgagtcccattctactcgccttttcttctgggggcgctttggaggctgcctttgacgacatgtcgctcttccctttgaagtcttgggatgTCGAGGaaagggtcatcctcggctgcatctctaggccatttggtcTTTCACTACTGGTTCTCGGCAACTACTCttctcggcacgggccctgggtcctaatggaaagtgggtcaggtcataagttctctggccccacacaGAACTTTAAAGAAAGTTCACAATTCTAAACATAGTTTACACAATTTTGCAAATACACAACTTCAAAGAAAGTTCACAATTCTAAACgttcaaattcaaaatacacAAATTTTAAGGAACACAATTTTGTACACaattatttaatattcaaaGCATATAAGGTTGTATAAAATTTTGTACCAATTTTTCAATGAATGTACAGAATTATGTAATTCAAAGtacataaaatttcaattttatataaattttatatatttaatgcatacaatttttttttcatacaatgtacacaaatttatatattaattgaacacgaattttaaattttatatatttaatccATATAATTTTTCAAGGAATAGTTGTAATTGTATAttcaaattacataaattttaaaactaattattttaagtaaaacaACACAAGATATTGcattctatttcttttaagtgtaATTGATATTAATACAgtacctaaaaatatttttgagttcaATAAAGGTATTTAAAAAGGTTTTAATAATACTagcaaaatataagaaattagAAGTTCAAtggaaaaatcataaaatttaatataacaATGTTTTGTTTAAGCTCCCATAAAAaggttgtatttttattttccaatatGAACAGAACTTACTGGGCTTTTAATGTGGGCCTGATCATAGATAAGCCTTGCTATCCTATAGCGGCCCATAACAATCTTTTCGTCATCCCTTCAGAGTTTCCACCTTCCACTACTGAATCCAACCGAGTGacccactctctctctctcctctattcccaactgaaaaaattgaaatgatttcATATCCCTACACCAAACAGAAATAGTAGTATCATCTATCAAAATGAAACACTAAAATCATCTCAATCTCGTTTCCTTCAAAAACCCCCCACCCAATTCCTCTCATTTTTCACTTAGatccaaacccaaaccctaCACGGATCCGAATCGATCACCATGTCTTGCTTAGCTCTTTCTCTCCAACCCGCTAACGGATCCGATATCCTCCTCCAGACCCGCGAGTGGTTCCCACCCGCACGCGCCCTCGTAGCTCTCTCCTCCTTCCGCCAAACCCGCCAAGCCTTCGCCGCCGCCaaacaccaccacaacaaccacCCCTCCGCCACGTCAGCTACGACCTCCTCCGATGCTGACGCCGACTCCATCGCCTCTCTCGGCGACGATCCTCTCGCCGCCTCGAGCGGCCAGCTCATCGTCGGAGTGGAAAGCCGGTACCGCGTTGTGTACCGTCTCGTGAACTCGATCTACGTGCTCGGAATCACCACCGCCGATCAGGACGACGATAAGTCCTCCGTCAACGTCTTCGAGTGCATCCACATCGTCAACCAAGCCGTCAGCGTCGTCGTCACGGCCTGCCGCGGCGTCGACGTGACTCCGGAGAAGCTCAGCCGTAAGTACGCCGAGATCTACATGGCTCTCGACATCGTCCTCCGCGGCGTGAGCAGTATCCGCCTCGCTGCGATGCTCGGATCGATGCACAGCGATGGTCTCGCCAAGATGGTCCACTCCGCACTCGACACCGAGAGCAAGATCCGCGGCGCCGATAATTGGACTAATCTGGAGCCGCATTCTATCGATCACGAAGCGGGCGTGGAATCGTTTTCGAACGCCCGCTTTGAATTGCCGCCGGAGACGCTTGCGGCCGGGGACGAGGTCGTGGCAAGCCTCGTGCCAATGGCGCAGACCGATCAGCAGCAAGAACAGCCGCAGGAGGAGGCGCCTGTGGCTGAGAAAGACCCGTTCGCGGCGAGTGAAGCCATTAACAAGCCGCAAGAGCTTGTGAGTGGGTTTAAGAAGAACAAAGACCCGTCCGCCACGGATTTAACGCTGGCATTGTCGGGTCTTGAGGTTACTACATTGCCTCCGGCAGAGGCGACACAATCTACGTATATTGGAGTTGAGGGATTCGAAGGGGATTATGGTGGAGTTGAGTATAGCAATGAGAAGGCAAGTTTGGATGATGCATTTCAAGGATTCAATGCTCCTTTTGGTGGAGGATTGGATGCCTCGGAGTTTTTGGCTACCACGAAAGTTGATAAGCCTCAAGGGCTTGGTGGGCTTGAATTGTTGCATACTAGTGATGCACCAGTGGCAGCTGGTGCTGCTGGTGGAGCTAAGAGTCCACTTGAGGATTTGGTGACGAAAACGGAACAGAAGGGTCCAGAGATGTACATTGTGGAAGAGATTAGTGCTGAGTTCAGAGAATCATTGCTTGCTAGAATAGGATTGATGGGTGTGGtttatttgaaaacattgcCAACCAAAGTGTCTGGTGATAAAGAAACTGAGTTTTCATTCCGGGTGGAGGGTGTAAATGCTGTTAAGAGATTTGTTATGCAGAGTTCTCGTGTTAGTAGTCTCGGGAATGGGATGTTTCATGTAAGGACAGTGGCTTCGGATGAGCCTATACCGATTTTGAAGTATAGTTTGCAACCTAGGTTGACTCCATTGCCATTGAGGGTTCGGCTTGTAAAACGTCATACCGGGACTTTACTTTCTGTGATGATACAATATGTTTCGAGTCCCGAATTGCTAACACCATTGTGTGATGTAACATTTGTTTTGAAACTACCGGTTGACCCTACATTGTTGAAGGTGTCTCCAAAAGCTATGTTGAATAGGTCTGAGAGAGAATTGAAATGGTATGTTTCCGAGATTCCAGTGAATGCTCCTCCTGGACGGTTGAGGGTGAGGATGCCCGTGGATTCTattgaggaagatgaagagattGAGGTTGTTTGTTATGTGAAGTTTTCAGTACAAGGAGCTAGATCATTGTCTGGGGTTTGCCTACGGCCTACTTCTGAGGGTAAGACAGACTTTTACGAGGTTAGTCACAAGTTTGAGAGTGGGATATATTTGTGCAATTGAGCTATCAATGAAATTGTTTACCTTTTGTTGTACTTCTTTTTTGATTCCTTTTGTTCAAGGGGGTGTATGGTCTTAACATGTGTATCATTCTTTGATTTCAAGCTTGTAACTTAGATTCAGAGTTATgcgatttgtttgtgtttttgtgttataAGCTATTGTGCTTTCTCAATGGATATTATTCATTATGTGTGTGTCtcgttgattttttttttttttttttttgggtctgttCTTAATATAAGTTCATAATTTCAATATCATATGGCACTCGACAAAAAGTGGAAGCTTTGTGCACTAGGTACGACATTTTAGGGTATGGTGACTAACTAAACTATGCTTTGATAAACCATTAATATGGATGTGGAAGTATCATTAAAAAGTTATAGTCTGGTTGAAATACTGGTATTAATACTAGGTAGTTCTGTTTCTGAAGAACTTTTCAAATCACAATTTATTATGTTGTCAAGTGGTCATCGAATAAGTTTGATATACCAAGTGTTATCTATTAGCACTAGATTTTGGAAAATGATATTTACAGTGGTAATTCACTTTAAGAGATCggttaaaatttttctttgtgatGTATCGAGGATTGAATGGTGTTAAGATATGTTTGATCCAATTTCCTACCATGGAGGTTTTACTAGGCTTCTTCCACCATGGTATTCCAGTCACTGAAGTGCTTGTTTTGGGTTTCGGTGCTGTCCCAGTGTCTTCAATGTTGTTTTAGCCTAGatatttatgcttttttttttggtccctGGAAGAGCATTCTTTTATGGGAAACTGCAGTTCCTTGTGCTTGTTGCGAACTAGTATAAAATTGAGTTTGGATTGTGATTTAAATGATTCTGAGTGGAGGGAGACAAAAATATATAGTGACACAAGGATGGGTTTTGGGGACAAGAGAATGTTCAGGGTGCAATGCCATTTCATTTTTGAAGCCTTCTATCTTCCAGGCAGAGCAGACTATACTGGTGCCTTTTTAGGTTGTTTGATGCGAACA is a genomic window of Quercus lobata isolate SW786 chromosome 2, ValleyOak3.0 Primary Assembly, whole genome shotgun sequence containing:
- the LOC115973991 gene encoding uncharacterized protein LOC115973991, producing MHSAERLHSTMEICGGLTQETTLHFHPFARMGLLEAFLSVFGTLVIQKTCSYKGIMSAPESIGNNTQKKLIKIVISLDTVCPWCFVGKKNLDKAIAASKDHYDFKVFRGHGLEYNLLGLT
- the LOC115977426 gene encoding uncharacterized protein LOC115977426, with the translated sequence MSCLALSLQPANGSDILLQTREWFPPARALVALSSFRQTRQAFAAAKHHHNNHPSATSATTSSDADADSIASLGDDPLAASSGQLIVGVESRYRVVYRLVNSIYVLGITTADQDDDKSSVNVFECIHIVNQAVSVVVTACRGVDVTPEKLSRKYAEIYMALDIVLRGVSSIRLAAMLGSMHSDGLAKMVHSALDTESKIRGADNWTNLEPHSIDHEAGVESFSNARFELPPETLAAGDEVVASLVPMAQTDQQQEQPQEEAPVAEKDPFAASEAINKPQELVSGFKKNKDPSATDLTLALSGLEVTTLPPAEATQSTYIGVEGFEGDYGGVEYSNEKASLDDAFQGFNAPFGGGLDASEFLATTKVDKPQGLGGLELLHTSDAPVAAGAAGGAKSPLEDLVTKTEQKGPEMYIVEEISAEFRESLLARIGLMGVVYLKTLPTKVSGDKETEFSFRVEGVNAVKRFVMQSSRVSSLGNGMFHVRTVASDEPIPILKYSLQPRLTPLPLRVRLVKRHTGTLLSVMIQYVSSPELLTPLCDVTFVLKLPVDPTLLKVSPKAMLNRSERELKWYVSEIPVNAPPGRLRVRMPVDSIEEDEEIEVVCYVKFSVQGARSLSGVCLRPTSEGKTDFYEVSHKFESGIYLCN